acaaaactccgatctttttcatatataaaatttatttctctaatgacacttgtttatttttttttggacaaatttcTCTAAGGACacactttcatgaatttctatACAATAGTAACCAAATTCTCATTCACTGCTACAACCCGTCAAATTGTTGAGAAAATTCTAGCGCATAAACCATATGTTCATATCTTTATGGTTTACTCTAAGAAGATGaaataaatttttggttttactctcgatacatttttttcttttggtgatgcatctgcttatttaaaaaatacatcAATATGTTCTAAGCCTTTCtatatttcttatataaatattaaaattatttgtaatttgaaaaaaataaaagatatagaaaatgtttcaaattcctctttaattttaaatatgtttgtttttaatttggaatGACATGTGTTACTCTCTCCACTACTGATATGTCACTCATATAGAGAGAGTTGAgcaactttcataatatagatttaacttatttgtttcatatgCTTGGAAATTTAagacaatatataattatatatctcaCCAAATTGTATTGGGATCAATAGGCAAATACCATCACAGGGACAGAAACATAAAAGGATCTGATTTAAATTGTATTGGCCAGGCCAGTGATTGTTGTGATCCTCGGACTCGGAGCCATTGATTTTGCATGTACTTTTTCCaaggagagaaaacaaaaagaatgctTTGAGATTTGTTATTAATGAACTGCTACTCTTAAGTGTCGTACCAAAGAATTAATCACCGTTGATCTTTTGCGAGATAGATGCAGGTGAATTTTGGACGGTTGAGATGGATGTAGGTTATGGCTAGCCTTTTGAATCATAAGGTTTGTCGATGACACGCGTTTTACCTAACTAACCCCCACATAAATTACTGAAGAGTTAAGATAtgcaaataatcaaaattattattattatttttttttaacaaccaactactttcatttaattaaattgACTCATTACAAACTAAAAAAGCCTATTTTGTCAGAGTATCAGGTTCAACATTTCGATCTCTTGggataaaattaaacaaacaactAACAAAAGAAGTCGAAAGGTTCATGATATCAAGGAGAATCCCGTGAAGTTCTTTGGATCAGATCTTCGAGTTGAGGGTTTTGACCAGCGTCTGCGAGTCTGAAGCTACATGAAGATGGGTGAAACCCAATTCAAAGGCAACTCTAACTGCCGTGAGAGTTGCTATTGCTTCGGCCATCAAGGAGGAATCAACAAAGTCGGAGGATGAGGATCTATAGAGCAGCGTTGTCCGGGTCGATCTTTGAAAACCCAGCCGAAACCCGCGTTTTTGTTCGTCGTCCAAGCCGCATCCGTGTAATACATAGTTGTGGAGGGAGGTACAGGTGGTTGCGGATCGATCAGGTCTGGTCACTTTGCTCAAATTTCTTTCATCTGTGCCTGTTGCCATTCTTTAGCTCTGGTAATTGCTAACAAGAGGATCTCTTCTGCCTGGATCTGTTCTTTGGGAAAAATGAAGCGGTTGCGGGCTGACCAGATTGACCAGAGGATCCACGGGAAGAGAGGGCCATTACCAAGTCCGGAGGGTGGGAGGTTAATCAATCGGGATCCTACAGCTATACCAGATTTTACATCACAAATGAGTTTGGGCCGGATGGAGTCTTTTAAGGGGGCGGAGGACCAAATCTTGGAGACAAATAGACAATGGAAGAAGAGGTGGAGGACAGATTCCGATTCACCACAGTGAGGACAACTTGCCTCTTCTCTGATCTGTCGGTAGAGGAGATTTTCACCCACCGGAAGTGCGTTCTAACTTGCTTTCCATAGAAGGAGTTTTACTTTGGGGGAACAGTTAGTGGACCAAATACTAGATTtccaatcaaacaaaatatgttGATTTCTCTGGGGATGATAAGGTCTTGCTGCAGTCGTCAACTCGGATCCATCTTGATCCTTTAACAGCAATCCTTCATAATATCTCGATTTAGTGGAATAGTAACCATCATTTGAAGGTAGCCACCCCCATCTATCTGAGCCATGAGTTCCACTTGGTCTTAGCTTAAGGATATCTTCCTCATACTGGGGGAGGATCTGACGGATAAGTTCTCTGTTCCAGGTTGCCGAGTTTGGTAGTAGGAGGTCCGAGACAGCGAGGTTCTGGGTGGCTTTAGTAGGCGGGCCAATAGGTGCAAGAGGTTGTGAGAGAGATAACCATGGTGTTCTCCATATCGGTGTGGAAGCTCCACTACCTAGCAGTCGTCCCAGGTggtgaaagaccccgacccggacgtcccagcgtccgcggtcacggcttccCCTCGGCCCTATTCCCGGCCGAATATCCTTTAACCCGTCCacttagctttggctcgcgGCCTTGCCTTTGGACCTTTATACGCAGCGGAATATCATATTAACCTTAACCCATCCCTTGGTGCATAGCCATACAACCAANaccaaccaaccccacaggCTTGCACAGTTTAGGGATGGGgacttatagtcccttcggATCACGGTGTACGGTTGCTCTATCGGCTTCTCGTACCACTCATGTCCGAAGCTTACCGCACATACCGTCCGTTGACCTATCGGTCATATCTTGGTACCCCGGTCGACTcgtcggtcttggtatcagagtCAGGTCCGATcaaacgatccgaccccataatcgagTCGCCAATCCACAGACCAAGCTGATACTTCCGACTGACTCGtcgaccacccgaccgatcCATCCGACCTACGGctcgtatcgtcgatccttAGATCGCCCGATCCGACTAGCCATCGAATCACCGGTCGACGCTTGATCGATCCGTCCGTGGACGCAGATCGTCAATTACCATTCGATCGGTCCGACACTATGATCGAACCGTCGATCATCCTGCGGTCAGTTCGACTCTTTGGACGAAACACCGCTTATCCTACGATCGGCTCGGCCCGATTGCCAACccgtcgctcgtctcatcgtaccttcgATAAAGAGGTAGCGTGCGCATCAGTTCAAACGAGaatactcgccgagccgcacccccttttcttcttaggcttcGATGGACGAAGGAAGGATGATGGTGTATGAGAGGCTGGGCGTCCATCCCTTATATAGGACGCCAATGGGTATGTTCCATGAAAGGACACGCCCATTCCTCGCCCCTTTTCGATGGGTCGCGTCTCTTTGAAGAGTCGCACCCTTCCGGTGGTGACCGCTCACGCTACCGAGCTACCACACTCCTCCAGCTCGAGTGTAAGCTGACCGGACTACTCAGCTGGGTCAGCACCGGACCAGTTAACCGAGCTGAGTTGAGCTGATGGCCAGCTGACCTAGCTAGTGTACCAGCTGGTGTAGCTCAGCTCAGCTGAGCTAACTAGTTCATCGAGCTTGTTCAGCTCGTTTAGCTCCTATTCCAGCTGattgagctagtagcttagctacttaagctcatTTAGCtatcatttttcttaaaacaaattgcccccctttaggattgcgggacgcgggcgttacagGTGGGGTTTGAATAAATCCCTGCCAATACATATGCTTTGCAATCCGTGGGAAGCCGATGAAGGGGGTGCACAGTCGGTAAAGGAGGTGTTCCTGCAATACTTCCCGAATAAAGTACTCGCCAGCAAATAGTGTGGGTTTGACAGAAGTCTCCAGCTGATATTTGCCAGTAACACATCATTGAAGGTTTGGATGTCTCTGAGCCCTAAACCTTCGTCTTTGAATGATTTTGCCAGTTTTTTCCACGCTAGCCaacacattttctttttcccatcGTTAGAATCCCACCAGAACCGAGTAAGCGCAAATTGAATACATTTACACAAAGAGTTGGGGAGCTTGAAACAGGACATTGTGTAAGATGGAATAGCCGCCATAATAGATTTAAGGAGAGTTAGCTTACCAGAAGATGAGAGGAAACGAGATGAACAACTTAGGGCCCGTTGTTTAATCCTATCAACAATTTCACTGAAGAGATATTTTTTCTTGCCTCAAAACAACTCCGGTAGTCCCAGGTATTTACCTTGACCACCCTCTTTTGATATGCCTAGTGTTCTTTTGGCTTCCGTCCTGACTTCAATACTCATTTTAGAGGAAATAGTGATGGAGGActttgcttgatttatttgCTGACCAGATGTGATGTGACCCGGAGACGCGGTTGCGGAACATTCGCGGCTCAAGCTCTCGGTCAACTTAAGATCAGTAAGACTTTACTCGGCAAAGGCTCGTGGCTTCGGATCTATGGGAGAAACAAACGAAACGGAGTTTGAAGCgattcaaacgagccgtttAGGAATACGGTCGTGAGGCCTCGAACAGGACGGTTGGATGGAACGGATGCGATAGCGATCGAATGGAAGTGGTTATCGGACGGTTGCGATGGAAGCGACGGTGGAAGCGAGTTGAGATGGTTCGATGGTGAACTCGAGGGCTCGTGGGGAAAGAACTCGAGGTTGACGAAGGTGGAACGATAGACGACACAAGAGTTGTGGCTCttctcttgatacggtcgctatCAAACGATGAACCCGGTTCAAGGTTTGATAGGGTTCTTTCTCTTAGATGAATCCCGGATTAATCTAAAGAAAGGATGGAGACaagtcaagaatctctcttgagaaaagtttgtattttcattcaagtctacAGGAGGAACAAGGGCTAAGAGAAGTTTAAATAGTTAGGTTTAGGTAGGGGCTTAAGGACACACAGATTCATCTTGATCCACACATCATCCTTTGACGTGTTCTGTTTGCAATGAGAACccatcgccaccttttgactaacacgctagCCACAAACTCTCTCAACGTTCATAAGCAAAAGCATCAAGAGAGGAATATTCCCCAAagttcaaatttaaaccaacgacaagaaataaaagagataaccgccttggccttgcgcgggAAGCAACTTGGCTTTAGGCATTGTGCGCCAAGCtacatgcctcgttaaaaccttctccggtaaacccattgggaaaaacccgGAGTAAGTAAAAAGAGTACACTTTCTTGCTTTGAGCGACTTGTTCGTCTTCACtattgggtaagagtgaagactaagcgaaCTGAGCCTTTGGAGTCTTTATGGGACGGCTGGTGTTGAGCGAATGACCGGACAAATAGATTGAGACGTTGCTTGGTCGCCTTCGCTGAGCTCTTGGaccgtgtggtggctccgggaaggattgTTGGAGCTTTGGCCGCGTCCGAAGTGGTTGTCTTAGCTGCatccgatgcgtcttggtcaggcgtctcggttgCGTCCGGCATGTCTTGATCTACTTGGccgaggtcgcgtcctgcgatcacatcattccctcccccttgaaaaggttttgtccccaaaacatctcCGTCTTCACCTACATCAAATGGAACGAGGTCAGTGACATTGAAAGAGGTAGATGTGCCAAACTCACCTGGAAGCTCGAGTCGGTAAGCATTGTCGTTGATCCTTTCAACGACTCGGAAGGGACCGTCTCCACGCGGGCTGAGCTTATCCTTTCGTTTCTGCTAGAACCTCTCTGGTCTTAAGTGAAGCCACACCCAGTCGCCGGGCTTGAATAGCATCGGTTTACGGCCTTGGTTGAGAAAGCGTGCATATTGCGCGTTCCTTTGTTCGATGTTGGCTCGAACATCCTCGTGCAACGCTTTAACCATTTCTGCTCTTGCGGCTCCATCTTGATTCTCGGCTTCATTTGGTGGTATAGGGAGGAGATCCAGTGGCGTCAATGGCTTGAATCCGTATGCGACCTCGAACGGTGACTTCTTCGTGGATGACTAGGGATGATAACCAGAGAACGCTCTCCACTAAGACTCCCGTATGATATGCAGGTTAAAGCAAGAGTGCACCGCCTGGTTGTATGCGAACTCGATGATCGGAATGCACTTGAGCCAGGAGCCTTTGTTGCTTGCGATAGCTGTGTGGAGTAAAGCGTCTATTGATGTGTTGACAACATCCGTTTGGCCATTGGTTTGAGGATGAGCCGCGGTGGAGTAAAGGAGCTTCATCCCGAGCTTTCGCCAAATAGTGCACCAAACGTGGCCAAGAAACTTGGGATCCCGATCAGATATGATGGTGCGAGGAACGCCATGGAGCCTTATGACATGACTAAAGAACAGATTCGCCAATTGCACAGCATCATTGTTCTTGTGGCACGGgatgaagtgagccatcttcgaGAACCTATCAACAACCACCATGATACTATCTCTATGCGTCAAAAGGGGTAGGCCGAGGATGAAATCCATGGAGAGATCGATCCATGGTGCGGTTGACACGGGCAAAGGCATGTAGAGGCCATGCGGGTGAGTTGTCGACTTAGAAGTGCGACAAACGATGCATCGACCAACGTGTTTCTCCACCATACTACACATCTTTGGCTAGTAGAAATGCTCTTTGAGCACGGCCAAGGTCTTGGTGATACCGAAATGACCCGCTAAACCACCACTATGAGCTTTACGAAAAAGTAACTCCCGGATAGAGCCATTTGGTATACACAGCCGACGTCCTCTGAACAGGAACCCCTCATGAAGGTAGAATTTGGTGTTAATTCCCTTCCCATGGTTCTGAAAACAATCTCCAAACTCTGCGTCCCCAGCGTAAGCATCcttgatgctttcaaaacccaacactCGCGCGTCAATAGTAGTGATGAGAGCGTGTCTCCCTGACAAAGCATCGGCAACCACATTTTCTTTGCCCTTCTTGTATTTAATGACGTAAGGGAAAGATTCTATGAACTCCAACAACTTCGCATGGCGCCTCTTGAGGTTGGTTTGGCCGCGGAGATGCTTCAAGGTCTCGTGATCGGTGTGAATCACAAATTCTCGCGCCAACAAGTAGTGTTGCCAAACCTCCATCGCACGAACGAGGGCGTACAACTCCTTGTCATACGTTGGGTAGTTAAGCGCTGCACCCCTAAGCTTCTCACTATAATATGCAACTGGTCGGCCTCCTTGGGTCAAGATGGCTCCAACTCCGACTCCCGACGCATCACACTCGActtcaaaagttttgttgaaatTAGGCAAGGTGAGCAATGGTGCGCtcgagtgaagactaagcgaaCTGAGCCATCGGAGTCTTCATGGGATGGCTGGTGTTGAGCGAATGACCGGACGAATAGATTGAGACGTTGCTTGGCCGCCTTCGCTGAGCTCTTGGAGcatgtggtggctccgggaaggattgTTGGAGCTTTGGCCACGTCCGAAGTGGTTGTCTTGGccgcgtccgatgcgtcttggtcaggcgtctcaatcgcgtccggcgtgtcttggtcttcttgtccgaggtcgcgtcctgcgatcacatcaagATGCCTCCTCATATTTGTGCAGGATATCCTTCAGGGTTCGGCAGTTTTGCTTGTTTGAACGGCTGAAGAACATGGTATCGTCCGCGAATAAGAGGTGGTTTACTCGTGGACTTTGCTTTGACACTCACAAGCCAAAAAATCATCCCTGAGCTTGAGCATTGTGGCAGAGCCCCGAGAGGACTTCACTACAACAAATGAAGATGTAGGGAGAAAGTGGATCGCCTTGGAGAATGCCCCGGTGCGGATTCACCAGTCCTTTAGCCTGACCATTGATAAGGTATGCATACGATACCGTAGTTATGCATTGCATGATCCAGGTAGTCCATTGGTGATTGAAACCTAATctgtgaagaacaactttgaTAAAGTCCCACTCTAGGCGATCATAAGCCTTGCTCATGTCTGTCTTGACAGCCATAAAGCATCTTATTTTAGCCTCTGATGTCATTAAATAGTGAAGAGCTTCATGTGTAATTAGGACGTTATCTGAGATAGCTCGTTGGGGAACAAAAGCTGACTGATTTTCTGATATGCAGCTTGCTAGGATTGGTTGGAGACGGTGAGATAGGAGCTTTGCAATGATCTTGTAGTAAACAGAGCAGAGCGCAATGGGTCGATAATCCGAGACTTTTGTAGGGCTGAGGATCTTTGGGATGAGTCTAACATGGGTGTGGTTTATATTCCGAGGGAGGGATCCAGATACAAAGAAAGCAGGCCGAAAACCCATCAGGCCCCGGTGCTTTGTCCGGATGGATAGAGAAGCAAGCTTCTCTGATCTCCTCAGCAGAAGGCATTTTGATCAGCTGATCATTCATCTCCGGTGTAACTCGTGGATTCAGGGCTTCGTGCACAATGGACAGCCTATTCCCATTTTTGGAAGTAAAGATATCCTGGAAATAGTTTGAACACTTGTTTTGATGTCGAGGAATGAATAATCTGAATACCTGctcaattataacaaaaaaaaagtagtgatAAATCTGCATTTTGAAcgtaacaacatatatatatatatatgcatacagAGGCGGACCCACGTTCATTAGAGAGGGTGCAAGTGCAccagataaaaatataaaacgtTTATTTTATGTATACTTATTAGTGATGTAAATAGCCTAATGGtcaacactacaagaaaacaggcggTTAGCGATTACACTATTAGTCGGTTTGTAGTCGTATAAACTGTGTTTATGACCAAATAGCGACTAACTCAAGCAGTCGGAGATCGATAGTCGCTAATTTATGTAGTCGTATTTATAGTCGCCTTTTAGCGACTACTGTACGACCATATAATGTAGTCGTTATATGGTCATTACGTAGTCGTCTCATAGTCGTTAAAATACAACTATATTACGACTATAGTGTGATTAATTAGTAACTGAGTGTTTATAGTCGCTATATAGTCACTTACCGTAGTGACTATTTAGaaactacattacgactatttgGCCACTGATGTTGATTTTAGAATCTGTATGTTACGACTATTTAGCCACTGCTGTTGATTTCATTATTTGAAAGTTTCATATACTAATTTCCCATTATCCTCTTCTTTTCATTCCCATTATcctcttcttttcattcttgtaTACCAATATTAATTGAAAGATTCGAATTAAGAAAGACATAATATCGAAATATTGAAATACACTACATGTTCAAGTTACAGAAATCAAAAGAGGATGAGATAGAGTTCATACAAAAGTGGCAATGAGTTCATACAAAAGAGCGAGAGATAGAGTTCATCCGAGTAGAGTGAGATAGAGTTCATCCAAAAAGAGTTAAGACATAGAAGAAACCTATTAAGCAGCGGTTGATGAAGTTGGAGTTGGATCATCTTGGAGAAGAGGTTCTGTGGTTGTCTGTTTCCTTGCAACGAAATTCTCAAACCGCGGATCACATTCCCTCAGAAAATCCTCGACGACTGATAAATGGTCAATCTTGTCGTTCTGGGCAGCAATAACTTTGGATTGCTCAGCTTGGGCAGCAATACGTTTGAATTGCTCAGCTTCACGCACAGCTGTTTCTGCATCATGCCTCCGCAGTTGAGCAGCCTGTTCTTCTATCATGCGTTGAGCTTCCTTCAACTGTTCTTCGAGAGCCACAAAGGTAGAAGAGCCACATGCTTGCTTATGCTTTCCATTGACAAGGCAgtccttgaggcttccaactccataagGTGTTCCTCTTGTATCTTTCTCAGTGgacttgaaaataagagaaaagttaAGATTAGTGGATGACAAATGAAACTATAAATGtgtattggttttttaaaaaagttacctCAAggaaaatttatgtatattctTCTGTTGTGAGGTCCCGTGGCCGTGATTCTCCATCCGACACAGCAAAAGACTCTGCCTCGAGctgagacaacctctcttgAACAGTCTTCTCATAAGTTCCAGCAATCTTCTCTGCCTTCCGATCAACATATGTACCATCAGGCTTTGTATGTGCCTTGataaaaacctcaccaagtcggacttctcttcccaattcctcaacctgcaatgttagcaaagaaacaaatattaactaaaaaaaataacagctatgTAAGAATTGAAAGTGGCAAAAATAACAGCTACTTAACCATTTCGTCTTGAAGCTGTCGATACGACTTTGGCCCTGAGAGGTGTACGTGAGGACCTAGGCcgttacggtcagacatacgggCATCAGAGTAGGTTTTActcctttgttgtgcttcttcaatGTCCCAGTAATCCTCCATCGTAATCCAGAGAGTGTCGCCAATCCAGTTTGGTTGAACTCGACTAGTCCTCACACtgctaaccatgtctttgaTCCGGTTTTGAAAGATTCCCTCAAAGTAAGCTTGAACAGTCCCggttatcaaaggatcccaagtgtgggttttctagaaaaaaatgaGCTATTGTGAGTAAAAAGACATGTAAAGCTATGTATGAAAGCTATGTAAAAAGGAGCTATCCTTACCGCGAACTCAAggaagtatctctcttgtttgtcccgcggcacacatgtccagctgtagaaggaaccttcgaatttgttttgaagaattttagtaatcttccgaacaagtttCGATCCTTTGTCACGAGTAAACCTCCATACACATGAACCAATAAAATAAGTAAGATCAACACTAATTgttattcgcacaagacaagaccaacTTAGAAGCTATTCGCACAAGAAAAACCACAACCATTTCTATTCGCACAAGACTAGACCATAGTAATTGAAGAGGAAAATCATTgttattcgcacaagacaagaccacaagaccacaatcattgttattcgcacaagacaagaccaacTTAGAAgctattcgcacaagacaaacCACAACCATTTCTATTCGCACAGGAGAAGACCACAGTAATTGAAGAGGAAAATCATTGCTATTtgcacaagacaagaccacaagaccacaatcattgttattcgcacaagacaagaccaacTTAGAAgctattcgcacaagacaaacCACAATCATTTatattcgcacaagacaagaccacaatAATTGAAGAGGAAAATCATACCATTGGGTGTTCGGTGCGGGTGTGGGAGAGAGGACAGTGGTGAACTGATCCCTGTCTGGAACCACAAGCAATGCATTTAGAGCACGCAACACATCGGACTGTAGTTCGGGCAACACCGGAGAAGATTCTTCTTCAAAGTTGTTCCCTTGAGATGATGGATGCGATGGATGCGACTGACTTCTCGCCTGAGGTTGTGAGGGTCGAACTGGAGAAGGCGGAGAGACTTCCCGACTTCTGGCCTGACTTCTCACCTGAAGTCTCGCCTGAGTTTGAGAGGGTCGAACTGGAGAAGGCGGAGAGACATCATGACTTCTCCCCTGAGTCCGTGGATTGAAGTGGACTTCTTCTGAAGGAGTCCGGTGTAGCTTGGGTGGAGGTGGATGTGTAGATGAGTTCTGAAAAAGTTGTTGCGGCGGAGTATAGTTCCGGATCTGGGCTGGAGACTGTCGTTGCAAACTGCCGACTTGTGCTTCAGGCGTCtgcagaggaggaggatcttgtcCCGCCGGCGTGAAGTTGTACCGACTAGGCAGAGTATTAGGCCGTCGATTTGGTGTTGCCCCTGTCGCTCTCTGAGTAACGTTAGGACcaaccttcctcttcttccctcGATTTGGCATCTTCTTGGTGATGGAGACTGATAGATTCGAAGAGAGTGAGAGTTGTGTTgtgagattagggtttgagagaTAGAGGCGATAGAGTTTCGAAGAAACTGAGAGTTGTGTTGTGAGTTGTGTCGTGAGATTATGTTTTTTAGGTTAGTTAGTGGGTTAATGGGTTTAGGTTAGTTAGTGGGTTAATGGGTTTTTAGGAATTACA
The Camelina sativa cultivar DH55 chromosome 15, Cs, whole genome shotgun sequence DNA segment above includes these coding regions:
- the LOC104748891 gene encoding serine/arginine repetitive matrix protein 1-like, encoding MPNRGKKRKVGPNVTQRATGATPNRRPNTLPSRYNFTPAGQDPPPLQTPEAQVGSLQRQSPAQIRNYTPPQQLFQNSSTHPPPPKLHRTPSEEVHFNPRTQGRSHDVSPPSPVRPSQTQARLQVRSQARSREVSPPSPVRPSQPQARSQSHPSHPSSQGNNFEEESSPVLPELQSDVLRALNALLVVPDRDQFTTVLSPTPAPNTQCF
- the LOC109129240 gene encoding uncharacterized protein LOC109129240 translates to MEDYWDIEEAQQRSKTYSDARMSDRNGLGPHVHLSGPKSYRQLQDEMVEELGREVRLGEVFIKAHTKPDGTYVDRKAEKIAGTYEKTVQERLSQLEAESFAVSDGESRPRDLTTEEYT